Proteins encoded by one window of Rhinolophus ferrumequinum isolate MPI-CBG mRhiFer1 chromosome 13, mRhiFer1_v1.p, whole genome shotgun sequence:
- the EGR4 gene encoding early growth response protein 4 isoform X1: MLHLSEFSGPDALMAKSAEGCCSEPSTEVSRLPARDAPAAVGYPGAGDFLSWALSSCGAGGDLADSCFLEGPAPTPPSGLSYSGSFFIQAVPEHPHDPEALFNLMSDILGLAPFPGPEVAASRSPLDTSFPTGPDALLPGPPDLYSPDLGAAAFPEAFWEASPSAGAPSQCLYEPQLSPPDVKPGRRAPPASPALDTALAFKGPYAPWELLSAGAPGSCGSQGGYQAAPEARFPPVEAKIEDVLSISCPAELPAGPANRLYPTGAYDAFPLAPGDLGEGTEGLPGLLTPPSGEGGSSGDSGEFLAGTQPQLSPLGLRSAAADFPKPLVVDIPGSSGVPEPPGPPTPFPPAKARRKGRRGGKCSARCFCPRPHAKAFACPVESCVRSFARSDELNRHLRIHTGHKPFQCRICLRNFSRSDHLTTHVRTHTGEKPFACDVCGRRFARSDEKKRHSKVHLKQKARAEERLKGLGFYSLGLPFAAL; this comes from the exons ATGCTCCACCTTAGCGAGTTTTCCGGCCCCGACGCGCTCATGGCCAAGTCTGCCGAAGGCTGTTGCTCGGAACCCAGCACCGAAGTGTCCCGGCTACCCGCCAGGGACGCGCCCGCGGCCGTTGGCTATCCCGGAG CAGGAGACTTCTTGAGCTGGGCATTGAGCAGCTGCGGCGCTGGGGGTGACTTAGCCGACTCCTGCTTCCTGGAGGGGCCTGCGCCCACGCCCCCTTCCGGCCTCAGCTACAGCGGTAGCTTCTTCATCCAAGCCGTGCCCGAACACCCGCACGACCCGGAGGCACTCTTCAACCTCATGTCGGACATACTAGGCCTGGCACCTTTCCCCGGCCCTGAGGTGGCAGCATCCCGGTCTCCGCTGGACACCTCTTTTCCCACAGGCCCCGACGCCTTGCTGCCGGGTCCGCCGGACCTTTACTCCCCGGATCTGGGAGCTGCCGCCTTCCCAGAGGCGTTCTGGGAGGCCTCGCCCTCAGCTGGCGCCCCGTCACAGTGCCTGTATGAACCTCAGCTCTCCCCACCCGACGTCAAGCCAGGCCGCCGAGCTCCTCCGGCCTCTCCAGCGCTGGACACTGCCTTGGCCTTCAAAGGTCCCTACGCTCCCTGGGAGCTGCTTTCAGCCGGGGCCCCAGGGAGCTGTGGGTCACAGGGAGGCTATCAGGCCGCCCCTGAGGCCCGTTTTCCCCCAGTGGAGGCCAAGATTGAAGATGTGCTGTCCATCAGCTGTCCCGCGGAGCTGCCGGCTGGCCCGGCCAACAGACTCTATCCCACGGGGGCCTATGACGCTTTCCCGCTGGCCCCAGGTGACTTAGGGGAGGGGACTGAGGGCCTCCCGGGTCTCCTGACCCCTCctagtggggagggagggagtagcGGCGACAGTGGAGAGTTCCTGGCCGGTACACAGCCTCAGCTTTCCCCGCTGGGCCTCCGCAGCGCCGCAGCGGACTTTCCAAAACCTCTGGTGGTGGACATCCCTGGGAGCAGTGGCGTGCCTGAGCCTCCAGGGCCGCCAACCCCATTCCCCCCAGCTAAGGCGCGGCGCAAGGGGCGCCGGGGTGGCAAGTGCAGCGCGCGCTGCTTCTGCCCGCGGCCACATGCCAAGGCCTTTGCTTGCCCGGTGGAGAGCTGTGTGCGCAGCTTTGCGCGCTCGGACGAGCTCAACCGCCACCTGCGCATCCACACGGGCCACAAGCCCTTCCAGTGCCGCATCTGCCTCCGCAACTTCAGCCGCAGCGACCACCTTACTACACACGTGCGCACCCACACTGGCGAGAAGCCCTTTGCCTGCGACGTGTGCGGCCGCCGCTTCGCGCGCAGCGATGAGAAGAAACGGCACAGCAAGGTGCACCTCAAGCAGAAGGCGCGCGCCGAGGAGCGGCTGAAGGGCCTAGGCTTTTACTCTTTGGGCCTCCCCTTCGCCGCCCTGTGA
- the EGR4 gene encoding early growth response protein 4 isoform X2 encodes MLHLSEFSGPDALMAKSAEGCCSEPSTEVSRLPARDAPAAVGYPGGDFLSWALSSCGAGGDLADSCFLEGPAPTPPSGLSYSGSFFIQAVPEHPHDPEALFNLMSDILGLAPFPGPEVAASRSPLDTSFPTGPDALLPGPPDLYSPDLGAAAFPEAFWEASPSAGAPSQCLYEPQLSPPDVKPGRRAPPASPALDTALAFKGPYAPWELLSAGAPGSCGSQGGYQAAPEARFPPVEAKIEDVLSISCPAELPAGPANRLYPTGAYDAFPLAPGDLGEGTEGLPGLLTPPSGEGGSSGDSGEFLAGTQPQLSPLGLRSAAADFPKPLVVDIPGSSGVPEPPGPPTPFPPAKARRKGRRGGKCSARCFCPRPHAKAFACPVESCVRSFARSDELNRHLRIHTGHKPFQCRICLRNFSRSDHLTTHVRTHTGEKPFACDVCGRRFARSDEKKRHSKVHLKQKARAEERLKGLGFYSLGLPFAAL; translated from the exons ATGCTCCACCTTAGCGAGTTTTCCGGCCCCGACGCGCTCATGGCCAAGTCTGCCGAAGGCTGTTGCTCGGAACCCAGCACCGAAGTGTCCCGGCTACCCGCCAGGGACGCGCCCGCGGCCGTTGGCTATCCCGGAG GAGACTTCTTGAGCTGGGCATTGAGCAGCTGCGGCGCTGGGGGTGACTTAGCCGACTCCTGCTTCCTGGAGGGGCCTGCGCCCACGCCCCCTTCCGGCCTCAGCTACAGCGGTAGCTTCTTCATCCAAGCCGTGCCCGAACACCCGCACGACCCGGAGGCACTCTTCAACCTCATGTCGGACATACTAGGCCTGGCACCTTTCCCCGGCCCTGAGGTGGCAGCATCCCGGTCTCCGCTGGACACCTCTTTTCCCACAGGCCCCGACGCCTTGCTGCCGGGTCCGCCGGACCTTTACTCCCCGGATCTGGGAGCTGCCGCCTTCCCAGAGGCGTTCTGGGAGGCCTCGCCCTCAGCTGGCGCCCCGTCACAGTGCCTGTATGAACCTCAGCTCTCCCCACCCGACGTCAAGCCAGGCCGCCGAGCTCCTCCGGCCTCTCCAGCGCTGGACACTGCCTTGGCCTTCAAAGGTCCCTACGCTCCCTGGGAGCTGCTTTCAGCCGGGGCCCCAGGGAGCTGTGGGTCACAGGGAGGCTATCAGGCCGCCCCTGAGGCCCGTTTTCCCCCAGTGGAGGCCAAGATTGAAGATGTGCTGTCCATCAGCTGTCCCGCGGAGCTGCCGGCTGGCCCGGCCAACAGACTCTATCCCACGGGGGCCTATGACGCTTTCCCGCTGGCCCCAGGTGACTTAGGGGAGGGGACTGAGGGCCTCCCGGGTCTCCTGACCCCTCctagtggggagggagggagtagcGGCGACAGTGGAGAGTTCCTGGCCGGTACACAGCCTCAGCTTTCCCCGCTGGGCCTCCGCAGCGCCGCAGCGGACTTTCCAAAACCTCTGGTGGTGGACATCCCTGGGAGCAGTGGCGTGCCTGAGCCTCCAGGGCCGCCAACCCCATTCCCCCCAGCTAAGGCGCGGCGCAAGGGGCGCCGGGGTGGCAAGTGCAGCGCGCGCTGCTTCTGCCCGCGGCCACATGCCAAGGCCTTTGCTTGCCCGGTGGAGAGCTGTGTGCGCAGCTTTGCGCGCTCGGACGAGCTCAACCGCCACCTGCGCATCCACACGGGCCACAAGCCCTTCCAGTGCCGCATCTGCCTCCGCAACTTCAGCCGCAGCGACCACCTTACTACACACGTGCGCACCCACACTGGCGAGAAGCCCTTTGCCTGCGACGTGTGCGGCCGCCGCTTCGCGCGCAGCGATGAGAAGAAACGGCACAGCAAGGTGCACCTCAAGCAGAAGGCGCGCGCCGAGGAGCGGCTGAAGGGCCTAGGCTTTTACTCTTTGGGCCTCCCCTTCGCCGCCCTGTGA